The proteins below are encoded in one region of Petrotoga miotherma DSM 10691:
- the dprA gene encoding DNA-processing protein DprA has translation MNILDIITLKEVYKKSNKELLEYTETDTSPTLFKEEFEENKRKIVQSLDKIKDLGIITYWDEEYPDLLKNINDPPVILYYFGDPTLLKNKTVSIVGTRKATDYGKSICIEIAKTLSRYTVVSGMAYGIDSIAQRNAKKTIAVLGNGVDIIYPKSNESLYNKIKEEGLIISEYFPGTRATKYTFPYRNRIIAALSEKTIVIEAAKKSGSLITARYALDYGREVLAVPGDITRLNSYGTNYLIYSGATPIISLQHLKELFGITNLEQESSSENPEEMEVKEKILKLINEGKNNLDSLCETLKEDVSTILSTIMQLEIDGKLSQENGTYFTIN, from the coding sequence TTGAACATACTAGACATCATAACCCTCAAAGAAGTATATAAAAAATCCAACAAAGAACTCTTAGAATACACAGAAACAGACACATCACCCACATTATTCAAAGAAGAATTCGAAGAAAACAAAAGAAAAATCGTTCAAAGCTTAGACAAAATAAAAGATTTAGGCATAATCACTTATTGGGACGAAGAATATCCAGATCTATTAAAAAACATCAATGACCCTCCAGTAATTCTTTACTATTTCGGTGATCCAACACTTTTAAAAAATAAAACGGTCTCGATTGTTGGAACAAGAAAAGCCACAGATTATGGAAAATCTATATGTATTGAAATTGCCAAAACCTTGAGCAGATACACCGTCGTAAGTGGAATGGCATATGGAATAGATTCGATAGCCCAAAGGAACGCCAAAAAAACGATCGCCGTTCTCGGTAACGGGGTAGACATAATATACCCAAAATCAAACGAATCACTCTACAACAAAATAAAAGAAGAAGGACTAATAATATCAGAATATTTTCCAGGTACCAGGGCAACAAAGTACACATTCCCCTACAGAAACCGTATAATTGCAGCTCTATCTGAAAAAACCATAGTCATTGAAGCCGCTAAAAAAAGTGGATCATTGATAACCGCAAGATACGCACTCGATTACGGAAGAGAAGTATTAGCCGTACCAGGGGATATAACAAGGTTAAATTCATACGGGACTAATTATCTAATCTACTCTGGCGCCACCCCCATAATCTCTTTACAACACCTTAAAGAGTTATTTGGAATAACTAACTTAGAACAGGAAAGTTCCTCTGAAAATCCTGAAGAAATGGAGGTAAAAGAAAAAATACTAAAACTAATAAACGAAGGCAAGAATAACTTAGACTCACTATGTGAAACCTTAAAAGAAGACGTCTCAACAATATTATCCACTATAATGCAACTAGAAATAGACGGGAAACTCTCCCAAGAAAACGGTACATACTTTACCATAAATTAA